One Nitrospira sp. DNA window includes the following coding sequences:
- a CDS encoding diguanylate cyclase/phosphodiesterase (GGDEF & EAL domains) with PAS/PAC sensor(s), with translation MTAATSAYTVLVVDDDPDIVLALQDFLDHDGYRVSVAGTCADALLQARAHQYNAVLLDLGLPDGDGSSVLRTLQEQQPQLPVIILTAFTSTDRTVGSLTQGAFAYLTKPYNRDELRAVLARAVGVQALAAKAEHAEHALSESEARFRSLVEAATDSIVLADHKGSILSWNRAASRLFGYTDEEVRGRPLTMLMPLRHRAAHERGLARVRETGQSRLIGRLVELEGLRKDGSEFPLELSLAMWKADDAVFYSGIIRDITQRRRAEDILDRLRHLHEVILTQAGEGIYGLDQAGLTTFVNPTAARLLGYEPSELTEQPMHALLHHSHQDGSPYPPEDCPIYAALHDGLVHRVSTDVFWRKDGTAVPVEYVSTPIIEKGAVAGAVVVFRDITDRKEAERAVEESQERFRQLAEHIKEVFWITDPTKNQVIYISPGYEEIWGRSCGSLYAAPLSWMDAIHPEDRRQVQDAAMTKQSQGTYDEEYRILRPDGSMRWIWDRAYPIRDATGTVYRIVGFAEDVTERKRIEAALIESERRYRVLFDDNPSMYFMVDAEGRVLSVNRFGAERLGYQVNELLGASVLEVFHPDDRDQVRRNLDACLSEMGQPMRWEFRKVRKDGSVIWVRETAQAVRNDRAVPVVMIVCEDITAIKEVELALRVSEERMELVTRGSNDGFWDGRLLPGQPWYSPRTPVWWSPRVREMLGYSEEEFPNVLESWASRLHPDDRERVFQRLAVCNEPDMPQYDVEYRLLTKQGEYRWFHARAEVVERNAQGLAVRMAGSLRCINDRKRAEEALHRSEELLRSVINNTTAVIYAKQADGRYLIVNQRFEQLFHLTQDQIRGKTDHDIFPQDIADAFRKNDRWVLENGRPLEIEEYAPHADGLHTYLSVKVPILDQAGRVSAMCGISTDITERKQAEEQLRLSEERLRMALTASEVGIWDWDVPSGRLYWSAGVEALFGLAAGSFPGTYAAYIELVYLLDRGTILTNIERSLRDQVSVNVTHRVIWPDGTLHWLAWTGRIQRDAQGAAVRVLGIVHETRGRR, from the coding sequence ATGACTGCCGCAACGTCTGCCTACACCGTGCTTGTCGTGGACGACGATCCGGACATCGTGCTCGCGCTGCAGGACTTCCTCGACCACGATGGGTACCGGGTGAGCGTGGCCGGCACCTGCGCCGACGCCCTCCTGCAGGCGCGCGCCCATCAATACAATGCCGTGCTCTTGGACCTGGGACTGCCGGACGGAGACGGGTCCTCGGTACTCAGGACGTTGCAGGAACAGCAACCGCAGCTGCCGGTGATCATCCTCACGGCCTTTACCAGCACCGACCGCACGGTCGGCTCCTTGACTCAAGGGGCCTTCGCCTACCTCACCAAACCCTACAACCGAGACGAGTTGCGGGCGGTGCTCGCGCGGGCGGTCGGTGTCCAAGCCTTGGCCGCCAAAGCCGAACATGCCGAACATGCCCTGAGCGAGAGCGAAGCGCGGTTCCGATCGTTGGTCGAGGCGGCGACCGACTCCATCGTCTTGGCGGATCACAAAGGGAGCATCCTCTCCTGGAATCGAGCCGCCTCCCGCCTGTTCGGCTACACCGACGAGGAGGTCCGCGGGCGCCCCTTGACCATGTTGATGCCTCTGCGCCACCGCGCCGCCCATGAGCGCGGCCTCGCGCGGGTCAGGGAAACCGGCCAATCCCGCCTCATCGGGCGATTGGTCGAACTGGAAGGGCTGCGCAAGGACGGCAGCGAATTTCCTTTGGAACTGTCCTTGGCCATGTGGAAGGCCGACGACGCGGTCTTCTACAGCGGCATCATTCGCGACATCACGCAACGTCGCCGGGCGGAAGATATTCTCGACCGCCTGCGCCATCTGCACGAAGTCATCCTCACGCAGGCCGGCGAGGGCATCTACGGCCTGGACCAAGCCGGCCTGACGACCTTCGTCAATCCGACGGCGGCTCGATTACTCGGGTATGAGCCTTCCGAGCTCACCGAACAGCCGATGCATGCCCTGCTCCACCACTCTCACCAGGACGGCAGTCCCTATCCACCCGAAGACTGTCCGATCTACGCGGCGTTGCATGACGGCCTGGTGCATCGCGTTTCGACCGACGTGTTCTGGCGCAAAGACGGCACTGCGGTGCCGGTGGAATACGTCAGCACGCCGATCATTGAGAAGGGTGCCGTGGCTGGCGCCGTCGTGGTCTTCCGCGACATCACCGACCGCAAGGAAGCGGAACGCGCCGTCGAGGAGAGCCAAGAGCGGTTTCGCCAGCTGGCGGAGCACATTAAGGAAGTGTTCTGGATCACCGATCCCACAAAGAACCAGGTGATCTACATCAGCCCCGGCTATGAAGAGATTTGGGGACGTTCCTGCGGCAGTCTCTACGCCGCCCCCCTCTCGTGGATGGACGCCATCCATCCCGAAGACCGGCGGCAGGTCCAGGACGCCGCCATGACCAAGCAGAGCCAGGGCACCTACGATGAGGAATACCGCATCCTGCGTCCCGATGGATCGATGCGATGGATTTGGGACCGCGCCTATCCCATCCGTGATGCGACGGGAACCGTCTATCGCATCGTGGGCTTTGCAGAAGATGTGACCGAACGCAAACGGATCGAGGCGGCGCTGATCGAGAGCGAGCGGCGATATCGCGTGCTGTTCGACGACAACCCCTCCATGTATTTCATGGTGGATGCGGAGGGCAGGGTGCTGTCGGTCAACCGCTTCGGGGCCGAGCGTCTCGGATACCAGGTGAACGAACTCCTCGGAGCATCCGTGCTGGAGGTGTTCCATCCGGACGATCGGGATCAGGTGCGCCGGAACCTGGACGCCTGCCTGTCCGAAATGGGGCAACCCATGCGGTGGGAATTCCGCAAGGTCCGGAAGGACGGCAGCGTGATCTGGGTGCGGGAAACCGCCCAGGCCGTACGGAACGACCGAGCGGTTCCGGTGGTGATGATCGTTTGCGAGGACATTACCGCCATCAAGGAGGTCGAACTCGCCCTGCGCGTCAGCGAGGAGCGGATGGAACTGGTCACCCGCGGGTCCAACGACGGGTTTTGGGACGGCCGGCTGCTGCCGGGGCAGCCCTGGTACTCGCCGCGGACTCCGGTCTGGTGGTCGCCGCGCGTACGCGAGATGCTGGGGTACAGCGAAGAGGAGTTCCCCAATGTCCTCGAAAGCTGGGCCTCCCGACTGCACCCAGATGATCGCGAGCGCGTGTTCCAACGGCTCGCCGTCTGTAACGAACCGGACATGCCCCAATACGACGTCGAATACCGCCTGTTGACCAAACAGGGCGAGTATCGATGGTTCCACGCCCGCGCTGAAGTCGTGGAGCGGAACGCCCAGGGCCTTGCCGTCCGCATGGCTGGTTCGCTCCGATGCATCAACGATCGCAAACGCGCCGAAGAGGCCCTCCATCGCAGCGAAGAACTGCTCCGGTCTGTCATCAACAACACCACCGCCGTCATCTATGCGAAGCAGGCCGACGGGCGCTACCTGATCGTCAACCAGCGATTCGAGCAACTGTTCCATCTCACGCAGGATCAGATCCGCGGCAAGACCGATCACGACATCTTCCCGCAAGACATCGCCGATGCGTTTCGGAAGAACGACCGCTGGGTCCTCGAGAACGGCCGCCCGTTGGAAATCGAAGAGTATGCGCCCCATGCCGACGGGTTGCACACGTACCTCTCGGTCAAGGTTCCGATTCTGGACCAAGCGGGCCGCGTCTCCGCCATGTGCGGCATTTCCACCGACATTACGGAACGCAAACAGGCGGAAGAGCAGCTGCGCCTCAGCGAAGAGCGGTTGCGCATGGCCCTCACCGCCTCGGAGGTCGGCATCTGGGATTGGGACGTGCCGTCCGGACGTCTCTATTGGTCCGCCGGCGTCGAGGCCCTGTTCGGTCTGGCCGCAGGGTCCTTTCCCGGCACCTACGCCGCCTATATCGAACTGGTTTACCTGCTGGATCGCGGCACGATCCTCACGAATATCGAACGGAGTCTACGCGACCAGGTCTCCGTCAATGTCACGCATCGCGTCATATGGCCCGACGGCACCTTGCATTGGCTGGCTTGGACCGGACGGATCCAACGAGACGCCCAGGGAGCCGCCGTGCGCGTGTTGGGTATCGTGCATGAAACGAGGGGACGCCGCTAG
- a CDS encoding putative TonB-dependent receptor: MNSESNRVGHPLLAAVLTVGLTGTAWAELSVSERPDQAPPAMSAELELLKEEETVSIASRYEQPISQAPSNVYVITDEDIRQSGAIDLPTILRRIPGIEVMQMTGADFNVSARGDNQPFANKMLVMVDGRSIYLDVQGIVYWKSIPVTLPEIKRIEVLKGPAAAMYGFNAFDGVINIITKTPEEMKGTTLQFGGGELGTISSAAIHAGTVGKFGYRLSIGRDQTQQWRDHDALAFRSNKFNIQTDYALSAISKLQLSGGLVETNRFDGQIGEITSNSVRPSFGYANVLYEQGALLIRAWWSGYTDDATINPTPQLVNLIRITDRNGSSTNPFFGNTYNVDVQHAADLWDTNRLLYGINYRHNSLSSSATDQFSREDRLGLFIQDEWRPTASLTIVAGVRYDLHTQINGTWSPRIALLYQPIEGHTFHASGSVAYRPPTLFESHQDQRVTTTIPTGLPPPFPPSVSSTVPVTGNSLLDPEQIISYEVGYQGWYWKHRLRVRTDLFFNHISDLIGSRITPSGTSEFVNDQGSADIYGGEAGVEILATKWLSGFANYAYEEIGQSFVGTVRRGAPRSKVNAGLRAEWDNGLSGELVYNHVGAATYPVAQTFTLLANIPTTGVIVPSDRVGSYNLLNMRAGYRFWQQRAAAGYMRDAEVAVSVFNALNDQHKEHPLGDLIGRRVMGWMTVKF; this comes from the coding sequence ATGAATTCTGAGTCGAACAGAGTCGGGCATCCCCTGCTGGCGGCAGTATTGACGGTCGGCTTGACGGGGACGGCATGGGCCGAATTGTCTGTGTCCGAGCGCCCCGATCAGGCTCCGCCCGCCATGAGCGCCGAACTGGAACTGCTGAAGGAAGAAGAAACCGTGAGCATCGCTTCTCGCTACGAGCAGCCGATCTCGCAGGCGCCGTCCAATGTCTATGTCATCACCGACGAGGACATCCGCCAGTCCGGCGCCATCGACCTGCCCACGATCCTGCGCCGCATTCCCGGGATTGAAGTCATGCAGATGACCGGCGCCGACTTCAACGTGAGTGCAAGGGGAGACAATCAACCCTTCGCAAACAAAATGCTGGTGATGGTGGACGGCCGCTCGATCTACCTCGATGTGCAAGGAATCGTCTATTGGAAATCGATCCCCGTCACGCTCCCGGAGATCAAGCGGATCGAGGTGCTCAAGGGACCGGCCGCAGCCATGTACGGGTTCAACGCCTTCGACGGGGTCATCAACATCATCACCAAAACGCCGGAGGAGATGAAGGGCACCACGCTCCAATTCGGCGGGGGCGAATTGGGCACGATCAGCAGCGCGGCGATCCATGCGGGAACCGTCGGCAAATTCGGTTATCGGCTCTCCATCGGACGCGACCAGACGCAGCAATGGCGGGACCACGACGCCCTGGCGTTCCGGTCGAACAAGTTCAATATACAAACCGACTATGCCCTGTCGGCGATCTCCAAACTGCAACTCTCCGGAGGACTGGTCGAGACCAACCGGTTCGACGGACAGATCGGCGAAATCACAAGTAACTCCGTTCGTCCGTCATTCGGGTACGCCAACGTCCTCTACGAACAGGGCGCGTTGCTGATTCGAGCCTGGTGGTCCGGCTATACAGACGACGCGACGATCAACCCCACCCCGCAATTGGTCAACCTGATCCGGATCACCGATCGGAACGGCTCGTCTACCAATCCCTTCTTCGGCAACACCTATAACGTGGATGTGCAACATGCAGCCGATCTCTGGGACACGAACCGGTTGCTGTACGGGATCAACTATCGTCACAACTCCCTGTCGAGCAGCGCGACGGACCAATTCAGCCGGGAAGATCGGCTGGGTCTGTTCATCCAGGACGAATGGCGGCCGACCGCGTCCCTGACGATCGTCGCCGGCGTGCGTTACGACCTGCATACCCAGATCAACGGGACCTGGAGTCCGCGTATCGCCCTGCTGTATCAGCCGATCGAGGGCCATACGTTCCACGCCTCCGGATCTGTCGCCTATCGTCCCCCGACGCTCTTCGAATCCCATCAAGATCAGCGCGTCACGACGACCATCCCCACCGGATTGCCGCCCCCCTTTCCGCCATCGGTGTCGTCGACGGTTCCAGTCACAGGGAATTCCCTGCTCGACCCCGAACAGATCATCTCCTATGAGGTCGGGTATCAAGGGTGGTACTGGAAACATCGGCTGAGGGTCCGCACCGATCTGTTCTTCAACCATATCTCCGATTTGATCGGCAGCCGTATCACGCCCAGCGGGACTTCCGAATTCGTCAACGACCAAGGATCTGCCGACATCTATGGCGGTGAGGCCGGTGTGGAAATCCTGGCCACGAAGTGGCTGAGCGGATTCGCCAACTATGCCTATGAGGAGATCGGACAGAGCTTCGTAGGGACGGTGCGGAGGGGTGCGCCGCGCTCCAAGGTCAACGCGGGGCTCCGTGCCGAATGGGACAACGGCTTGAGCGGAGAACTCGTGTACAACCATGTCGGCGCGGCCACCTACCCGGTCGCGCAGACATTCACACTCCTCGCCAATATCCCGACCACCGGGGTGATCGTCCCATCCGACCGCGTCGGCAGCTACAACCTCCTGAACATGCGCGCCGGCTATCGCTTCTGGCAGCAACGAGCCGCCGCCGGCTACATGCGTGATGCCGAAGTCGCCGTCTCGGTCTTCAACGCGCTGAACGACCAACACAAGGAACATCCGCTCGGAGACCTCATCGGCCGGCGGGTGATGGGATGGATGACGGTGAAGTTCTGA
- a CDS encoding Dye-decolorizing peroxidase, with amino-acid sequence MKRINLNNREPINPDDPSYATLLQNIQGNILNDNGRHYEQLILVRFPNDQESGRLWVRRFAEEITSAKKHRAAAKLRNERLEILKEEMKNAGVTYPDDMWKPEWEKRWKALYKEKPFVAFYLSAQGYRTLGVPESQIPHDFAFQRGMKAAQERLRDDHGQWELHYLDEPGFDALILFAHDDEDALRNMMLEHEKQLIRIGATTKAEETGAALYSGPRVERAQPREHYGFRDGISNPLFLATDYCHDLKRPPLQSAPTACERADEGMKKWDPFAPLGLVLVEEPGGAPDRCGSYLVLRKLEQNVKLFRIEIERLATRLQGAGTVSRAEAMAMGRFRDGMPIVSSDSPDKSPIHYNHFNYEDNIGRCPFHAHILKANPRRDRSRDADVNPASDRWRRIARRGITYGERTQNPDGSTNFDDLPTKPVGLFFMCYQRDIMHQFEFIQQSWLNYMNPGIGLDPIAGQGDGGHRPQRWPDTYGGVPNVELDLRKTVTLRGGEYFFAPSIPFLKAL; translated from the coding sequence ATGAAGCGCATCAATCTGAATAATCGAGAACCGATCAATCCCGACGATCCCAGTTACGCAACGCTGCTGCAAAATATCCAGGGCAATATTCTTAACGACAACGGTCGCCATTACGAACAACTCATATTGGTACGGTTTCCGAACGACCAAGAAAGCGGCAGGCTGTGGGTCAGACGCTTCGCCGAGGAAATCACATCTGCAAAAAAACACCGAGCGGCAGCAAAACTCCGCAATGAACGATTGGAGATACTTAAAGAAGAAATGAAAAACGCAGGGGTGACCTATCCTGATGATATGTGGAAACCGGAATGGGAAAAGAGATGGAAGGCTCTCTACAAAGAAAAGCCATTTGTTGCTTTTTATCTGTCGGCTCAAGGCTACCGCACATTGGGGGTTCCAGAAAGCCAAATTCCCCATGACTTTGCGTTTCAGCGAGGGATGAAAGCGGCTCAAGAGAGGCTTAGGGATGATCATGGTCAATGGGAACTACACTACCTAGACGAACCAGGATTCGATGCATTGATACTATTCGCTCACGATGATGAAGATGCCCTCAGGAATATGATGTTAGAGCATGAGAAACAACTCATCCGGATAGGCGCAACTACTAAAGCAGAAGAAACTGGAGCAGCCCTTTATTCGGGACCTCGGGTTGAAAGAGCCCAACCACGGGAGCATTATGGCTTTCGGGACGGAATCAGTAATCCGCTGTTTTTGGCGACTGACTATTGTCACGACCTCAAGAGACCTCCGCTCCAGAGCGCGCCGACTGCATGCGAAAGAGCAGATGAGGGAATGAAGAAATGGGATCCGTTTGCCCCGCTCGGCTTGGTCCTCGTCGAGGAGCCGGGTGGGGCACCCGATCGCTGTGGAAGCTATCTGGTTCTACGGAAGTTGGAACAGAATGTAAAATTATTCAGGATTGAGATTGAGCGATTAGCAACTCGCCTACAAGGAGCAGGAACGGTATCGCGAGCCGAAGCCATGGCCATGGGACGGTTTCGCGATGGCATGCCAATCGTGTCCAGTGATTCACCTGACAAGAGCCCGATTCACTACAACCATTTCAACTATGAGGACAATATTGGCAGATGCCCATTTCATGCTCATATTCTGAAGGCGAACCCGCGTCGGGATCGCTCGCGCGACGCCGATGTGAATCCTGCATCGGACCGCTGGCGGCGGATTGCACGTCGAGGGATCACTTATGGTGAACGTACCCAGAATCCTGACGGCAGCACCAATTTCGATGACCTTCCCACTAAACCAGTCGGATTGTTTTTCATGTGTTATCAAAGAGACATCATGCATCAATTCGAATTTATTCAACAGTCATGGTTGAACTACATGAATCCGGGAATTGGTCTCGATCCGATCGCCGGGCAAGGCGACGGGGGACATCGTCCCCAACGGTGGCCGGATACTTATGGTGGAGTGCCTAACGTCGAACTCGACCTGAGAAAGACAGTTACGCTGCGAGGAGGCGAATACTTCTTCGCCCCGAGTATCCCTTTCCTCAAAGCCTTGTGA